Proteins encoded within one genomic window of Nonomuraea gerenzanensis:
- a CDS encoding M20/M25/M40 family metallo-hydrolase, with translation MDHQKLRESISEAWATDVLPSLSGLIEIPAVSAAYDAAWEEHGHLRAAVEHVRGWVASRGLPGARCDVVQLDGRAPLLFVDVPATPGAAATGTVLLYGHLDKQPPLGDWSAGLGPWQPVIRDGRLYGRGAADDGYSGYAATTALEAVRGAGGEHARAVLLLETGEESGSPDLPAYLEQLADRLGEVSLVVCLDGGGGDYERLWLTSSLRGAVQATVTVRVLETGVHSGLGSGIVPSSFRVMRQLLDRVEDAETGEVKLAEMVVPIPEERRAEAARLVALHPEVAVPQLPLLPGMRRASDDDVEVVLNNTWRPTLSVTGAGGLPDPAVAGAVLRAWTSFRLSFRLPPSADAEAARVALERVLTTDVPYGAQVEVGDFMVLNGWHAPAPDAWLASALQEVGEQVFGKPCQSLGIGGGIPFMEMLGRRYPEAQFVVTGALGADSNAHVPDEWLHLPFAVQVTEAVARLLDAHARG, from the coding sequence ATGGACCATCAGAAACTTCGCGAATCGATCAGTGAGGCCTGGGCGACGGACGTGCTGCCCAGTCTCTCCGGGTTGATCGAGATTCCCGCCGTGTCCGCCGCCTACGACGCCGCCTGGGAGGAGCACGGTCACCTGCGGGCCGCCGTCGAGCACGTGCGGGGCTGGGTGGCGTCGCGGGGCCTGCCCGGCGCGCGGTGCGACGTCGTTCAGCTGGACGGCCGCGCCCCGCTCCTGTTCGTGGACGTGCCCGCGACGCCGGGCGCGGCGGCGACCGGGACCGTGCTGCTGTACGGGCACCTCGACAAGCAGCCGCCGCTCGGTGACTGGTCGGCGGGCCTGGGCCCGTGGCAACCGGTGATCCGCGACGGCCGGCTCTACGGCCGTGGTGCCGCCGACGACGGGTACTCGGGTTACGCCGCCACGACCGCACTGGAGGCCGTACGCGGGGCAGGCGGCGAACACGCCCGCGCGGTCCTGCTGCTGGAGACCGGTGAGGAGTCCGGCAGCCCGGACCTGCCCGCCTACCTGGAGCAGCTCGCCGACCGGCTCGGCGAGGTGTCGCTGGTGGTCTGCCTGGACGGGGGCGGCGGAGACTACGAGCGGCTGTGGCTGACCTCCAGCCTGCGCGGCGCGGTGCAGGCGACCGTCACGGTGCGCGTCCTTGAGACGGGCGTCCACTCGGGGCTCGGAAGTGGCATCGTGCCGAGCTCGTTCCGGGTCATGCGTCAGTTGCTCGATCGGGTGGAGGACGCGGAGACCGGCGAGGTGAAGCTGGCCGAGATGGTGGTGCCCATCCCGGAGGAACGGCGCGCGGAGGCGGCGCGGCTGGTCGCGCTCCACCCGGAGGTCGCCGTGCCGCAGCTCCCGCTGCTGCCGGGAATGAGGCGAGCCTCCGACGATGACGTCGAGGTCGTCCTCAACAACACCTGGCGGCCGACGCTGTCCGTGACCGGCGCCGGCGGGCTCCCGGACCCCGCGGTGGCGGGTGCCGTGCTGCGGGCCTGGACCTCCTTCCGGCTGAGCTTCCGCCTGCCTCCCTCGGCCGACGCCGAGGCGGCGCGGGTCGCGCTGGAGAGGGTCCTCACGACCGACGTGCCGTACGGGGCGCAGGTCGAGGTCGGCGACTTCATGGTTCTGAACGGCTGGCACGCGCCGGCGCCGGACGCGTGGCTGGCCTCGGCGTTGCAGGAGGTCGGTGAGCAGGTGTTCGGGAAGCCGTGTCAGAGCCTGGGCATCGGTGGCGGGATTCCGTTCATGGAGATGCTCGGCAGGCGGTATCCGGAGGCGCAGTTCGTCGTCACGGGTGCGCTGGGTGCCGACTCCAACGCGCACGTACCGGATGAATGGCTGCATCTCCCGTTCGCCGTACAGGTGACCGAAGCGGTTGCGCGGCTCCTCGACGCGCACGCACGGGGCTGA
- a CDS encoding inositol polyphosphate kinase family protein, with translation MAGDYSVAATPEMGRLMRRGQRLAWFMASAMLASGMVAGGGGMPAAGADTVKPYLYWSQTRGQCGGVWTNYLGTRTFDPNAHSVKRLKKTETTSSSMTKIYNQNGVRTAKVYDVCTNGYIIRKFNPSVYKHRSIKVSYVCYAGRCRVTSTLYGKWLNGTGKPM, from the coding sequence GTGGCAGGCGACTACTCAGTTGCGGCGACACCGGAGATGGGAAGGCTCATGCGCAGAGGACAACGGCTCGCGTGGTTCATGGCGTCGGCGATGCTCGCTTCCGGAATGGTGGCCGGAGGCGGCGGGATGCCGGCCGCCGGCGCCGACACGGTCAAGCCGTACCTCTACTGGTCGCAGACCAGGGGGCAATGTGGTGGTGTGTGGACGAACTACCTCGGGACGCGGACCTTCGACCCGAATGCGCACAGCGTCAAGCGGCTGAAGAAGACCGAGACGACGTCGAGCAGCATGACGAAGATCTACAACCAGAACGGTGTGCGTACGGCCAAGGTGTACGACGTGTGCACGAACGGATACATCATCCGCAAGTTCAACCCGAGCGTTTATAAGCACCGGTCCATCAAGGTGAGCTACGTCTGTTACGCCGGTCGTTGCCGGGTCACCAGCACCCTCTACGGCAAATGGCTGAACGGGACCGGCAAGCCGATGTAG